A genomic region of Dunckerocampus dactyliophorus isolate RoL2022-P2 chromosome 10, RoL_Ddac_1.1, whole genome shotgun sequence contains the following coding sequences:
- the LOC129188873 gene encoding cortexin-1-like isoform X1, whose protein sequence is MNTFPSFSSPPPNTPTIQSVCKPCLRAPWRMSDGPTLDYELLLSPAGSSFLPGGAGGGGSSSNPPLALVGVDTEQRTALAFVGLLMLFLVFLLVRCFRILLDPYSRMPASSWTDHKEGLERGQFDYALV, encoded by the coding sequence ATGAACACCTTCCCTTCCTTCTCCTCACCTCCCCCAAACACGCCAACCATCCAGTCGGTGTGCAAACCCTGCCTCCGGGCCCCTTGGAGGATGAGCGATGGGCCCACGCTGGACTACGAGTTGCTGCTGTCCCCCGCCGGCTCCTCCTTCCTCCCTGGCGGTGCTGGCGGCggtggcagcagcagcaacccGCCTCTGGCCTTGGTCGGGGTGGACACTGAGCAGCGCACCGCCTTGGCCTTTGTGGGCCTCCTTATGCTCTTCCTGGTCTTCCTGCTGGTCAGGTGCTTCAGGATCCTGCTGGACCCCTACAGTCGCATGCCCGCATCATCCTGGACTGACCACAAGGAGgggctggagagggggcagttTGATTACGCCCTGGTGTGA